In the Castor canadensis chromosome 1, mCasCan1.hap1v2, whole genome shotgun sequence genome, TCTGTAGCCCACTGAATTGGCTGTGTCTCCTTTGGCAAGACACATTTCTCCTCTGGCTGTGGATCGCTACACCAGTGGCTGCCACAAACTGTGCACGTGAGCTATTTGATATGATTCAAGGTCCTTCACATACTTCCGTCAAAAAGCCTCATCCATCTCGGGTAAGCACAGCCCCGACAGGCCTTCTTGGCTAAGGGCAGAGAGGCAAGCAGGGCCCCCCTGAAGGATGAAGCTCTAAAAGGAAGACAGAGCACAGATTCCTTCATCCATGGAGGAGCTTGACAAATGTAGAGGCACCTGCAGACCACTCTGCAACATTAGCAACCAGAGCAGGCAGAAGACTTCAGTGAGCAGAGCCCCATTTTCTAAGAGAGAGACATTGTTCCATCTGATATCTAAGAATAAGAGAGAGGAACAAAACCAATGTCTTAAAATAATGAGAACCAGAGTCTACGGATgcggcttagtggtagagtgcttgcctaacatgcacaaggccctgggttcgatccccaacactacaaaacaaacaaacaaaaacaaaaagtaaatgagtGCCAGCATTTATTTCCTCGGTTCATCCCCAGAGTCAGTATAACAGCTGGCACCATAAACATTCATCATCTCTGAGCCTCATGGTGTCCCCTGTTTGTCAACACCCTCATCCGGTGTCcctctgctcttttctctctccctgtctcctcaACCAAATTCCCATTTTCTCAGAGTGGTGATCACAGGACACCATGATGACTGAATCAAGTCCTAATCATGAGAGTTTTGCCACTTAAAAAAAAGGAGATATTTACTCTCCCTTCCTGGTATTGGTGAAACCTCTGGTCCTgtctctattattttttaaattaaattccattgtaatcaatttttttttcaggactggggcttgaactcagggcctcacatttgttctaccacttgctaagcaggtgctctaccattcgctagacagacgctctaccacttgagccatacctccagtcctggtCTTATATCTTAAGTGCAGAATTCCAAGCAGTAAGAAGCAGGCGCAATTGGGCTGGAAAGAACTTCTATCAGTCACTTAAGGCTTGCCAACCCCACCTAAGTCTACCTGGTAACCCTGACTTAGGAGAATCCAGGGTCCTTCAAAGGTTCTCAACGTAGCTCCTCTTTCCCCACTTGGGCCTGAAATGTCCTCCTGTGTTTTATCTTCACCCACCTATGTCCTTTGCTCTCCTGGAATTAAATTCTGGCTGAGTCATCTTCCCAGACAACCGAGGGAAAGCCCGGATGATCCTTCAGAAAGCTCTATGTGTGGGAGCCTGGCTGTCCTCCAAGGGGACCATGAGCTCAGGACTTCTATGATCAAGATCTCGGGTGAGATCAGAGAAAGAGAGCCCATCAGTGCTTGCTGCCTTTTGCTGCATGCAAACCAAAAACTGTCTCTTGCATACTGGTTGTCTTTTTTGCCACTTAGGAATATTtgcaagctgggcacagtggctcacacctataatcctagctacttgggagatggacaTCAGGGCGATTAAGGtacaagaccagcccaggcaaaaaaaaagtttccaagagCCCCATCTCAATTGATAAAAGCTgggtggtggcacacgcctgtcatcctagctacacatgCAACGTAAATAAGAGGATACAGGTCCAGACCAGCCCAAGCATAAATGTAGACCATGTTTgaaaaaacacctaaagcaaaagggctgggggcatggctcaagtaatagaatgcCTATCTGGAaagctcaaggacctgagttcaaatcccagaagaatcacaaaaaaaaaaaaagaaagaaatattaggATACTCTTCCATCAGGATCATTCATCATCATCAGGACCTCCTGAGCCTGTGAGGtgtttaaaaatcacaaatccaACATTCTTGGAGGGAAGCTGGGAGAGGTGGTTTAATTCCAGGCAACCATGATCCCCATAGCAAGCAGGGACTCTGTTACAAAGGAAGGCATACTGGATAGACAACTGGCTGTCTCAGCATTACCTCCTGATTGGAACTGTTCATATCCTCCATTTTTCCTCCAATGGCACTTTGCTTCTTTCTCTAGAACATACTCTGTTTGGTCATGGTAGACCAGACCTTCACCTTTGTGGGGTCTCTCATTCATATCTGAATTCCCCACAGCCCCAGCAAAAGCTCATAGGAAACTTGCATTAAACtgttatttattgagcacttattaaGTACCACTTTCCacacattaatatttattataagttATATGCATATAACTTACTATTTACAAGAAATAGATACTACTATTTAAATTATTACTAAATTGAATAATTTACAGGTAAATGAGGATCAATAGGTCTTTCAGTTGTTGAGCTAGGATTTGACCTCAACTGACTCCAAAGCCTGTATCTTTCAAAATCACCCCAGGTTTGAACTATACTTAAAGGGTTTCTGAGATTGTAGAGATAGAGAAGAAAGGATGAGAGCAGACAGGACTCCAGGCCCTTTGCACCTCTCTTTAACCAGGGTCTCTTTACATTTGCAGAGTGTAAAGTGTGCTttgcttgaaaaataaaactgcagaGCTAAAAATGTTTGGAAACCAAGTGGCTCCACCACGTTGAGTGGAGTGGTGGTATACTAAAGGTCTCACCTTCCTGCGAGCCCGTGCCCCTGCTGTGAGTCCTGTGCGGACTATTAGATTTCCTTCCCCCAAAGGATTGCTCAATATTGCTCAAAAATTGCATCCCAACTGAAGTCCGTTGGCATCAAGAAACCCTACCTCTTTCAGAGGGTTTGACCCAAGTCATAAACCCTGGAAGAGACCTAGAAATGGATTTTCTCCCTATGGTGCTAATCAAAATGGCTTAAAACCACAGAAGCCAGAAAACTGCATGAGGCCACAGGAGGAGGGTAGGTATTGATGACCTGACAGATTTTTCAGTTGCCTTCCCTCTCCTGTGGCATTTCCCCCGGCCTCCTGCTATCTTAATAGATCTACCTCTGTTGCCTGCCAGTGTGCTCTGAGGGATGTGTTCACAGGGCACAGTTCCCTGGTGTTTGCTGGTGCTCAGGTGAACATTTGAGAGCTCTTCTCTGCCTCTTGTCTAAAATATAATCACCAAGAGCTATATTTATAGAGGTTTCAGGTAACTAGCTTCCTGACTTTTGCATTTAAGAGAACAAGCTGTGGAATTTCCAACCACAGCTATGTCCAAGATCCAGAGTGGACATAAATAAATATGACATTGTTATTGCACTAATTGCTTCCTGTGGATTGGGTTTTGCTTTGATAGAGTGTGGCATTGGGTGAGGGACAGAGACAATTCagctagaaaaaagaatgaggacaAAGCCCATTGTGAGGGTGTGGGATGCATCGGGGGTGTAGGAAGGGCTTCTTCATTCCTGGAAGAAAAGAGTTTGTGCCATGGTAGGGAGAAAAAATCACACCGGAAGATTCGGGGTCCCTGTCAGCAGGCCAGGCTTTACTCTGTGGTAATTATAAACCAGACATTTCTGAACGGGGAGTGAGCTGAGGACTGTGTAATTCATGAAGACGAATCTACCAGCCATTTTTGGAATGGTGTCTAAGAAAATGAACAGtagagctggggatatagctcagtggtttagtgtttgcctcacatgcatgaggccctgagttcgatccccagtactgcaaaaaataaaaataagaataaaaaaagaacagcaaaaagCTTCTGGTTAATTTGGGACATTTACTGTTTTATAAAACATTATCCCATTTCATTCTCGAAACAGCCCAGTATGGCAGGTGTTTTTACAGGTGAGGCAACTCAGACTCAGAGACAATTAGATTGTCCTAGTCACTGATGCTTACTGAGCATGACAAGCCAGGGACTCTACATAGGTCTGATAATGCACTGTGAGCAAGGCAAACATGGGCCCTGTTCTTAGAGTGGGCAATTCCAGACAAACAGACATTAGCAAATTATTGCATGAATTTTGTCACAACTTGGATTAGTGCTGAGGGTGACCAGTGTGGTAGCCATGTATCAGATGGATAGTGGGTTGCTGAGTCCCCCACTGGGGAGTCACAAAAGGCTTCCCAGAGAAGTGACAGTGGAGCCTGTTGAAATGGGCAGCAGGGACTTGAAGATGCTGGctggggaggggcagagggagaagggGTAGCTAGAGGCTCCAGCAGAGGTCACATTGCTTGCCAGGGGATCACGGTGTCTGCTGCCACACTTGGCCTGCCTTCAAGTCCATGGTCTCTCCTTAGCTCTAGAGCATTTCTGTCTCACACTGGCCAGGGAGCTGGTCTTAAAGGATTAAAAGAAAACCCAATTAAAATCTAAGAACCAGCCAAGCTTTcttctctcctgtctctctcaCCTCATACTGTCTTGGAAGCTCTAGAACAGAAATAGTGAAAAGCAACACTATTTCAAAGGCCACTTTGCATGGCCTTGTTTCCAGGAAGGATGTACTTTACAGAGACCAGGTAACTTAAAGATGCTGAGGACAGATCTACCACCCCCTTCACCAGCTCCAGCTGCCAGAGAGCCAGAGAGAgctggcgggggagggggggtggtGCAGCAGCCTGAGGAAGGGTACAGAGGGCCCTGTCAGAGACAATGGCCTCCTTCAGTGGGCTTCTTGCCAGCCTCAACCTTGAACCTCACAGTCACTCAATTCGTGATGGATAAAATACTCTTGAGAGACAACAAATGATTTTCACAAtgtatagataaggaaactgaagcccacaAAGAATGATGGGAGCCAGGAAGGTACTAGAAGCCTGGCTGTGGCTCTTCACAGAGGTGAATTTTACAGAGGCCTTCAGCGGTACGAGAGTTAACGCCCTCTGTTAGCAGCTTGTGGTGCCAAGGGCCACGTGGGCAAGAGGGACTGCAGAGATCCTGCCAAACACTTCTTGCACCAGGAGCAGCACAGAGAGGACACACAGCTGGGATCTCTGACCCCCAGTTCATCTCTCACTCCACTCTCCACACGACTCCATTGTTAGCTAAAGTTTCCCCTGCATTATGAATGAGCAAAAGGCAATTATGTGTGTGCTCGTGAGAATTTGTAATACAGAGAGATTCACAGACATGGTACAAGTACCTGTTCTGCAGAAGGGGTTCACTCCATGCTGATTCCCAGCTATTCTATATCTGCTGTGAGTTTGGCTTTAGGAACAAGATTTAATTATACATCCATTCAGCACTGCGTTTCACTGTTCACATCTCCACCACCCCAGGGAGGGACATGACCAAGCGCAGAATGAGACTGTCTCATAAGGCactgggtggaggtggaggtgggtggACTGTTTTGCATGTTCTGTCCACGCAGGGGTGAGATTTGTCCAATCCATCATGGCTTACTGTTGACCTCTCACATCTGCCTGCCCTGGCTGTGACAGGCTGGACCCATCTGTCTTCCTGACACCTTTGTAGCTGCTGGAggggggtgtggtggtgcatttattttctttgagagcACAGAGCACAGTCACTGCAGACCTGCTGCTAAagaattccatttttcttccttctagagCAAGTTTATGTGCTTTGGATCAGGAAAACTCCCAGGGTGTGACTTAGGCTTCCTGCTGCTCTCTGTCTTAAAAGTCCCCTCAGAAACACTCTGAAGCTAGCCTGGCTGCTGCTGCTCCATCCTGCAAAAGTGGGCAATGCTCACAGTGAGCACCAGGCCCACTTGCCTAACTACATTGTCACTTGCCCTCCACAGCCATCACCAGAGAACTGTgataaatttgttatttatttatttatttttgtggtactgatgcttgaactcagagccctcacctcaagccactccacaagcccttttttgtgaagggtttttttgagatagggtctcgcaaacttgcccgggctggctttgaactgcgatcctcctgatctctgcctccttagtagctaggattacaggcatgagccaccagcacctggcctgagAGCCTCCTTCTTAAAGACAGAACAGCCCCTCTGCTGGGTCTGGGGCAGCTGTGGCTGGTAGGAAAGCAACACCATGGTCTCACTCAAAGAGCTCTAGGACCCTAGGGAGGAGCCTATTCATTGGTCTGGGttttttcccatcctttcaaATACAGGAAATTAGATTTGACCTCTGCTCTCATCACTCTAAAGTCACTCTTGGACTAAAGACATCCTGCTTTGTAGGCAGAGCGTCTGTTACCACCTTGATTGGTGCCTGTGCGCTGATGGGCAGGATCAAAGGCAAATGCGACTTCTGTGATTCCTCCTCTCCATGTTGAGTGCAGATGTCTTTAAGTGGAGTGAAGTCATCTTGAACAAGCTGGCATCAGCATTTAGGTGGCTCTGGGGTGCATTAACAGTTTCCCAGCAAGATGCCCCGGGCCAAACCACCTTATGGGACCCTTCCAGGTTTAACaaggaaaaagcaggaaaactCTCAAAGCAAATCCAATTCTCAACCAAGTCATTATGTATTTAGGACAGACTCAGAAATGCAATGCTGTTTTTCTGAGCCCTAATGGATGCACTGGCACTTCTCAGGCACATtgcaaggaagagggaaaaagagacaGCAGAGGCCACTTTGCCTCGAGATGAAAGAATCAAAATAAGCACGGGCTTCTCCACTTCTAGCTTTGAATTGTTCTGTAGGAAAGCTGCTTCCTTTCTCAAAGCCTCGACCTTTTGCTAGCCTACACTGTGTAAATAACCTAGAAAATGTGTGCAAAGCTTATCGATTCATTtcacaattatcaacccatatttCAAGTATATTTACTATCTGTAGAGTCGGGGAGGGGTCACCATATGTATGACACCTGTAATGAGAGCATCACGTTAATCGCTCACCGAACATTTCACCCAGGACCTGGCAGAGAGAAGGAACTCAGTACATGTTTGCGGAATGAACAGAGGGATCCTTGGGAAATTAAAATCTAACTGGAGGTTACAAAATAGTATGTAAGTAATTGTACTATCAAGCAGAATTCAGATAACATCCCAGGAGAAGAACAAGTAAAGGTCTGAGGTGAAAGGGGAAAGCAGAAGATGTTCAGACAGCAAGAAGACAACAGATGCTCATGAGGCATTGGGCATTCCCTGGGCTTTGATGGCTGGTGGGATGtccgagggaaggagggaggcaaatGCCTCCCAGAGAGAGGGCAGAGCAGCTGAGAGTGGAAAAGGGAAGCTGAGGGAATATTGACCATGATGACTGGGCAGACAGCAGGGAAGGTGGAGGGAGCCTCTTTCCACCTTGCGGAGTGCCTGACAACAGACACACCTGTTAATGCACCTGCATTAACACATTTTAGTTTTCATACCTGCCCCTCTGGCTAGAGAGGACTGTCACTTTATACCTGATGAGATGAGACATGGTCAAATTACTAACAGAGGGTAGCTCCAGGATGGACATACAGGTCTCTCTGCCACCAAAGCTCTTCTTTGCCTCCTTTTAGGAGAGAAAGGCATGTTGAGACCAAAGACAGCCCTTAACCATGAGGTACAATGCATGGGCAAGGGGGGTACTCAAGGGGAGTTTGAGTGGAATGTGTACAGACCTAGCTGGGGTCTCAGGGACAGGGTAAGGCAGTGGCAGTCATATGCACTAGGGAGAAAAGAGCAGTGTCAAGGAGACCCCTGGCAAAATCATTGCAGGAGTGGGTAGGAGGTTCTTAACAAGGCTCAGTAGGGATGGGCAGGAGGAGGCCAGCAGGAAAGGCATCCTCCCAAGAGCTGCAGAAGAATTCGATGCGAGGAgcaaagaagagggaggaggtagaAATGGGGACTATAGAAGTAGAAGCTGGCTCAAAGGAAAGAGTATGAGTTGGTTTGGGacatgcacacaaaaaaagtCAACCCCtggtccaggcatggtggcacacatctatacttccagctatttgggaggtagagataggaggatcaaggcttaAAGCCAACCAGGCAAAAttatgagaccctacctggaaaacaagctaaagcaaaaaggactggggtgtggctcaagtggtagagcacttgcccagcaagcacaggccctgagttcaaatcccagtactgctccccaccTCCCTGCAAAGCCAACCCCATCTAATTTGTAATCCTCCTTTGTCTGTCCTGACCATTACATTGCTGTATGGGAAAGGGCATTTATGTAGCCATTTACCAAGGACCAGCCATGGGCCAGGCACAGGGGTGGGCCTTTGGCTGTGGAGGAATTCACAGGGCAGTGGGGAAGAAAGGAGCGAATGTTCTGACAGCTTTAGAGGTCTGTGAAGGCGCTCAGTTTGTACCTGGGCAGGAAGTGAAGTGACATTGTCTTTCCACCCAAAAGACAGGGGATGGACACAGAGTCAGAGCTTCTGAGGATGAGGTGGTAGATTAACCATTCTGCAGAGACCAGGATTCATTATCTCATTGTGAAGCCAGAAGAGGCAGAAAGGGCCTGATGTCATTTGGCTTCCCAGTCCTGCAGAGGCCCCTTTGGCCATTCATCTTGGCTCATTTGCCCTGGTCACCAAATACCTAGTCCCAGGAGAGTACCTAAGCCACCTAGGGAGAACGCAGCTGAGGGGTTTTGAAAACTCTAACTTGAGTTGGAATTTCAGCCCTTTGGAGGAAGCAGATTTTCCAATGTCTCCATCCCTGGGAGAGTAGAGGGCTTCTGCACAGATGCAGGGTGAGGAGTGCTGCCTTCTCATGGTCCCTGCTCTTGACAAGGCAGCCACTCACAGACCTTCCCCGTCACAGGAGCTCACGTGTTCCCACCTTGGACTCCAGAGCACTGAGAACCCCTCCCAGGCCATATGGGGGCAGAGAGCACCAGGTGGCACTGAGGCCTAGCCCCACTGGCTTACAGTTTCCCTCCTCTTCTCATCCCATCCAGCCTCAAGCCCTTCTCCAGACAGACAGGAGGCCAGGCGGCCACGGAGCAGAAACCCGTCCACCTGGACAGTAGAGGATGTGGTCTGGTTCGTGAAAGACGCTGATCCTCAGGCCTTGGGGCCTCATGTGGAGCTCTTCCGAAAGCACGTATGCTGTCCAGagcttggggtgggggaaggggggtgtGACGGTGTGGGAGGCTTGGGATCTACTGGATGCTGGGGGTCTGGACTAAGCCCTGTGGATACCTTAGGGAGCCAGTGATGAGACGGACAGATGCAACCATTGGCTTCCCCAAGCAGAATGGccacttggttttgtttttaagggaCATTTGTCCCATCTGTTCTATTTTGGCTTTCATGAAGAGTGCCTGTTTTCCTGGCCATTGGTCGTCTGTCTGTACATTCGACCCTCATCTGTAGTGCATCTACAATATGCCAGGCAACCATGCCCAGGCCCAATGCTACTGAGAAAATGCACATAAAGTACTGAGCGTGGTGCCTGGATCCTAGTCTTCAGTCCACAGGTATTATTGTGGTTACTTAGGCATTTCTGAAATAGATaaagagtaaatgaaaaaaaggtaaaaattaatgCTTTACTCGCCAGGCTTACTATACTAGTTCTGGATGGCTGCTATACAAGTTGCATAATAGCTTAAAACACTGATAAATTTCTTATCTTGCAGTTCAGTAAAGCAGGAGCCTGACCCATCTCACTGGGTGGTGTTCCTTTCTGCATACTCTCCAGAGAATCTGTTTGTGTGCCTTTTCCAACCTCAGGATCCACCATCACTCTTTTGCATTCCCACTTCACCATCttttactgagatttgaactcaggacttcatgcctgctgccaggcactataccacttgaaccgtACCTGCAgctttttttgctctgattattttggagatagggtcttgcttctgtcccccctccccccaggccAGCCATGACCTtgatcctattttatacttcttgccatcactgggatgacaggcacataccaccatgcccagcttttttctgttgagatggggtttcacaaactttttatctggactggtcttgaactatgatcccctgatctctgccttccaaacagctaggattacagccttgaaccactggcaccagccctcctctcccccccaccccccgcccatCTTTAAAGCCAGTAGCATCAAGCTGAATCCTTCTCAGGCCGCCCTGTCTGTGGTCCTGTCTTTTGATTTCTCCCTCCATGCTTAAGGACCTTTGTGATTACATTGCCTCTCCATCCAGGCTAATTTTGTCACTTGAAAGTCAGCTGCTTAGTAACCTTAATCCCATCCACAGCTTTAATTCCCTTTGTCATGTCACCTAACATGTTCACAGATTTCAGAGATCAGGATAGAAATATtttggagagagaagagggagatttTTCTGCCTGTCACAgtaagcattttcttttcctccctgccCCTCATTTGCCTGGCAACTCTGTCATGCAGATCATACTCTTAGGTTCTGGGAGGATCGTCCTGTAGCTCAGGACCTACATTTATTAAACATACACTTGACTCCCTGATAACAGGCTGGTAAACCAATGACCACAGGGTAGGCTGCTTCTAGACAGACTTGGGCAGGTGGCATCTGGCTCTTTCTGGGGTGGTGGGAGATGGTGGGAGTCCAAGGAGTGGGGTAAAAAGGGAAGCTTAGGAAATGAGGTTCCTGGGAAGGGCCCTCTCTGTCATTTTAACAGAACATTAAGAGTGAcacaggggctgggggtgtggctcaagtgagagcacctgccttgcaagtgcaaagccctgagttcaaaccccagtaccaccaaaaaaaaatgagtgacacATTGACACATGATTGAGTTAGTGCTCCATCAGTATTGGCTAGCTGGATAAATGAATCAGAGCAGCTAGGAACCCTTGGTCAGTCATGAATCCTCTAATTGTGTTTCTTCTCCCCACCTGTGTACCCAATGGGATCTTTTGTCTCTAGCAACCCAAAAATAACACTATGATGAGCAAGGAAACCAAGCCAGGCTAGACTTCCACATGCTTAATTCCACACATCGTGAAGGGAAACAAAAGGGAGCTATACCAGAGCCTCAAAGAATTGGCTCATTCCCTTAGTAGTTCTTTGTGCTAAGTCCTGAAATAAAGCAGGTACATTACTTAGTATTAGCAGGACTAAAAATCATCTGAAAATCCTCATAGAGTGTAATAAGAAGTTCTGTGATTGGTAAAGGTAGGTGGGCctccaagagaagaaaaagagactaaTGAACAGTCAAAGCCCCATGCCATctggaatggaatggaatggcAAGGCAAGGCCAGCTCTAGCTTCAGGGTCTAATGAATTTCACTTTTGACTTCATTAGTCTCTGGTTAGATGACAATTACCATACACGTGATATTGGTTATATAGGTGAGGTTATGTCTGAGTCCTTCAATCAGGAATTGAAAGATCCAGTGTATCACATGACTCCAGGGAGATGATGAGAAGAGGAGcacatagtctctgtttgctttaattttttggaaAGTAGAGTTTGCCCTGGCACCGAGAGAATATGCTCTCCAAATAAGTCCACAAGCTATTACTATATTAGTACCTTAACCTCAGACACCACTTGATTACTCTGGCCattttctgggtttcttttttttctggttctgtcTCTCCAGGAGATTGATGGTAATGCTCTGCTGTTGCTGAGGAGTGACATGGTCATGAAGTACCTCGGCCTGAAGCTGGGACCTGCACTGAAACTCTGCTACCACATTGACAAACTGAAGCATGCCAAGTTCTGAAGTCCTTTAAAAGCTGGAACAAAAACCTAACATGAGGGAGTGGCAGCCAGCCACCATCATGAGTAGACTCTCCTCTTGAACAGTCACAAAGACTTGgcctttttttatatatatatatatataaagacatgcatttttgctttttaaaaaaattcaacatggggctggaggtatagctcaagtggtagagcactggcaaGGGAGAGGCCTTgggtatcaccaaaaaacaaaaacaaaaaaaaattcaacatggcCCTTTTTGAAAGGCTTGTCTGtgttaaatgattttcaaaaaaattacaaaaagtcTATTATTTGTAACGTTCTTGTTATGTTGATTGCTCCGGGAGTGGGTGATATTCGTGTAATGAGGCGGGGGTACTGAATGCTCTTGCCTAAGGAAAGCCTGGAGGTGTAAACGCCCTTAACAGCACCATCCGGTCCACTCTGACCTAGGGACCTACCAGCATGAGTCTGGCGGGTTTACTCTGGAAGCTGTCTTCTGAAGCTAATTGCCTCGCCTTGCACTAGCTGgaaaacttgaatttttttgCTCTCTGAAAGAGAACAGGGAAGAGGATCCTTTCTATTCCTACTTATctgaagtactgcgttcctccaCTAGAGGGCAGGCCGCTAATGAAACTTCAGTACCCACTGCAAGCTTAACCAGAGCTCAGAGGCTGGGTTAGGGTTTCTATGAACAAGCTCTAGCCTACTCAGAAACAGGAGGGTTATCCCATAGTCAACACCACA is a window encoding:
- the Scml4 gene encoding sex comb on midleg-like protein 4 isoform X4, yielding MNCFSMDPSTSAFNHRGFLTPSSIYCKRLNSRDGHLGGGPATTTSSPRSCPLSSGGSPALRPPASSPKRNGTSLEGHRCASSPSPDRQEARRPRSRNPSTWTVEDVVWFVKDADPQALGPHVELFRKHEIDGNALLLLRSDMVMKYLGLKLGPALKLCYHIDKLKHAKF